The following are encoded together in the Gammaproteobacteria bacterium genome:
- the mrcB gene encoding penicillin-binding protein 1B: protein MAVRRRSSRKRRSSRHASRRRFPWLRLLIVLFVILAGYIVYLDIIVRDQFEGKRWALPARVYARPLELYAGRPLTPDQLTGELQRLGYHTVREPTRSGEYSRNRETFHLQTRGFTFWDGPESSQRLRVEFAGGQIGRLIDRAQNRELDLARLDPLQIASIYPAHKEDRQLVQLAQVPPLLIQTLLTVEDRQFYAHHGISPRSVLRAMFANLRAGSVVQGGSTLTQQLVKNFFLSNERTLTRKVNEAFMSLLLEAHYAKDEILEAYLNEVYLGQDGPRAVHGVGLASHFYFERPLEDLAPDQIALLVGMIKGPSYYDPRRHPQQALERRNLVLDLLVEQQALSAAEGARAKARPLGVLKRRPLAANAYPHFLELVRRQLYRDYREEDLTSEGLRIFTTLDPQAQTAAEAAVTNRLTQLERSRGLPENSLQSAVIVTAADSAEVLAVVGDRNPRAAGFNRALDAARPIGSLVKPAVYLAALGAPDRYTLATWVDDTPLTVPTRVGEPWEPKNYDKQYRGRVLLFDALTHSYNIPTVRIGLDIGVDKVVATLRRLGVQGELHPYPSLLLGTVDLSLLDVTRMYQTLAADGFRSPLRAIRAVVAADGTPLQRYPLEVERVANAEQVFLLDSALQAVATEGTAAALGARFGRDAGIAGKTGTTDELRDSWFAGFTGNQLAVVWIGRDDNQPMGLTGSSGAVPVWGDYMAGVGVQPLVLSPPERVELVWIDRATGLRADAGCEDRVQLPFLNGSAPQANAPCSRGELPRPIDWLRGIFR from the coding sequence ATGGCCGTCCGCCGCCGCAGTTCGCGCAAGCGAAGATCCAGCCGTCATGCCTCACGCCGCCGCTTCCCCTGGCTGCGGCTGCTGATCGTTTTGTTCGTCATCCTGGCAGGTTACATCGTTTACCTCGACATTATTGTACGTGACCAGTTCGAAGGCAAACGCTGGGCGCTGCCGGCACGCGTCTATGCGCGGCCGCTGGAGCTGTATGCCGGACGACCGCTCACGCCCGATCAGCTGACCGGCGAGCTGCAGCGGCTCGGCTATCACACGGTGCGCGAGCCGACGCGTTCCGGCGAGTACAGCCGCAACCGCGAGACCTTCCATCTCCAGACACGTGGCTTCACCTTCTGGGATGGTCCGGAGAGCTCGCAGCGGTTGCGGGTCGAATTCGCCGGCGGCCAGATCGGCCGGCTGATCGACCGCGCCCAGAACCGTGAGCTGGATCTGGCCCGCCTCGACCCGCTGCAAATCGCCAGCATCTATCCGGCGCACAAGGAAGACCGCCAGCTCGTGCAGCTCGCGCAGGTACCACCGCTGCTGATCCAGACCCTGCTGACCGTCGAGGATCGACAGTTCTACGCCCATCACGGCATCTCGCCACGTTCTGTACTGCGTGCGATGTTCGCCAACCTGCGCGCCGGCAGCGTGGTGCAGGGCGGCAGTACGCTCACCCAGCAGCTGGTCAAGAACTTCTTTCTGAGCAACGAGCGTACGCTGACGCGCAAGGTCAACGAGGCCTTCATGTCGTTGCTGCTGGAGGCGCATTATGCGAAGGACGAGATCCTCGAGGCCTACCTCAACGAGGTCTATCTCGGCCAGGACGGCCCGCGCGCCGTGCACGGCGTGGGGCTGGCCAGTCATTTCTATTTCGAGCGGCCGCTCGAGGATCTCGCGCCCGATCAGATCGCGCTGTTGGTTGGCATGATCAAAGGACCCTCCTATTACGATCCGCGCAGGCATCCGCAACAGGCGCTGGAACGGCGCAATCTGGTGCTGGACCTGCTGGTCGAACAGCAGGCGTTGAGCGCCGCCGAAGGCGCCCGCGCCAAGGCGCGGCCACTGGGCGTGCTCAAGCGTCGCCCGTTGGCGGCCAATGCCTATCCGCACTTCCTGGAACTGGTGCGCCGCCAGTTGTATCGCGATTACCGCGAGGAGGACCTGACCTCGGAAGGCCTGCGCATCTTCACCACCCTGGACCCACAGGCGCAGACGGCAGCCGAGGCGGCGGTCACGAACCGTCTGACGCAGCTGGAGCGCAGCCGCGGCCTGCCGGAGAACAGTCTGCAGAGCGCAGTGATCGTGACGGCCGCCGACAGCGCCGAGGTCCTGGCCGTGGTCGGCGACCGCAATCCGCGCGCCGCCGGTTTCAACCGCGCCCTGGATGCGGCACGGCCCATCGGTTCGTTGGTCAAACCGGCGGTGTACCTCGCCGCCCTGGGTGCGCCGGACCGCTACACCCTGGCGACCTGGGTGGACGACACCCCGCTCACGGTGCCGACGCGCGTCGGCGAACCCTGGGAGCCGAAGAACTACGACAAGCAGTACCGCGGTCGCGTCCTGCTGTTCGATGCGCTGACCCATTCCTACAATATTCCGACGGTACGTATCGGCCTCGATATCGGCGTGGACAAGGTCGTCGCCACGCTGCGCCGGCTCGGTGTGCAGGGCGAACTCCATCCCTACCCGTCGCTGCTGCTGGGCACAGTGGATCTGTCGTTGCTGGACGTGACGCGCATGTACCAGACTCTCGCGGCCGACGGCTTTCGTTCACCCCTGCGCGCCATCCGTGCCGTGGTCGCCGCCGACGGCACACCGCTGCAGCGCTATCCGCTGGAGGTCGAGCGGGTGGCCAATGCGGAGCAGGTATTCCTCCTCGACTCGGCCCTGCAGGCGGTGGCGACCGAGGGTACCGCGGCCGCGCTCGGGGCGCGTTTCGGACGCGACGCCGGCATCGCCGGCAAGACCGGTACCACCGACGAGCTGCGCGACAGCTGGTTTGCCGGCTTTACCGGCAATCAGCTCGCAGTGGTGTGGATCGGGCGTGACGACAATCAACCGATGGGGCTGACGGGCAGCAGCGGTGCGGTGCCTGTATGGGGTGATTACATGGCCGGCGTCGGTGTGCAGCCCCTGGTGCTGTCCCCACCGGAGCGCGTGGAGCTGGTCTGGATCGATCGTGCCACCGGACTGCGCGCCGACGCAGGCTGCGAGGATCGCGTACAATTGCCCTTCCTGAACGGCAGTGCCCCGCAGGCGAACGCGCCCTGCAGCCGGGGCGAGCTGCCCAGACCCATCGACTGGTTGAGAGGTATCTTCCGGTGA
- a CDS encoding phosphoketolase, whose product MSSTPELTLTTGDFRDGIHYYGQPWPGADRFAATPAIAAGATAITDPADPAAVFQTLLAADALRYLTLQVCGSKASGHPGGYASSAEAHAALLMLGHKHIVTEVGHHAPGFYSAMFLDGSLAAMDIRTVADLCARFRERHGLLGHLSGAIPGLLAPAGPLGQGQHFAMGGALLNPGTLFPVTLGDGGLGEPYIMSAFMHFKTAFPQVTNFLPVLVWNGYSQEHHSMVSLLSNEAMIGYWKAHGFEDVILVDAKDFDDRDQDGAYVDSTRFSPTQRLAFQGAVLEGIERAARQALGGRLTAFIIKQLKGAGVHALGAKAHNLYPADTLDAERIMDGLKRRALPMDTWELVRTNLTRAGGGPAGQTVATERERTLPDLGVLPLQEFPVGEQQVPATAFGAVVAAVGQRDPSFIVSNADGNEASAMKNINDALKIRHPTTDPLYNQSPHGQVYEPLSEDACAGLAAAIALFGGRSLWLSYESFAINGWPIVQTVSQALAELRRRTPSQVNMFTAGALEQGRNGWTHQRPELEAYCAAMMRNGNHYPLFPCDANMIQAAYDWALGTHNKSIAIFASKTALPVRITLAQARAAIEDGAVTLYETAHGTGPLIVMAVAGDMILLPVFTAKDRLEQTGVRVRIVSVANPRRLYRPGDVSWDTVSEPDGKFMDDTCFAQLFDADALLAVSGGPSATLEPVLLRSSTKRDALCWQRGETVATPGELMNFNGVDAPVIEARARVLLGR is encoded by the coding sequence ATGAGCAGTACCCCCGAACTCACGTTGACCACAGGCGACTTCCGCGACGGCATCCACTATTACGGCCAACCCTGGCCGGGCGCCGACCGGTTCGCCGCCACGCCGGCCATCGCCGCAGGCGCGACCGCCATCACCGACCCGGCCGACCCGGCCGCAGTATTCCAGACCCTGCTGGCAGCCGACGCCTTGCGCTACCTCACCCTGCAGGTCTGCGGCAGCAAGGCCTCCGGCCATCCGGGCGGCTATGCCTCCTCGGCCGAGGCCCATGCCGCGCTGCTGATGCTCGGTCACAAACACATCGTCACCGAGGTGGGTCACCACGCCCCCGGCTTCTACAGCGCCATGTTTCTCGACGGCTCACTCGCGGCGATGGATATCCGCACCGTGGCCGATCTGTGCGCACGCTTCCGCGAACGTCATGGTCTGCTCGGCCACCTGTCCGGCGCCATCCCCGGTCTGCTCGCCCCGGCCGGTCCTTTGGGTCAGGGCCAGCACTTCGCCATGGGCGGCGCCCTGCTCAACCCCGGCACCTTGTTCCCCGTGACCCTCGGTGACGGCGGCCTGGGCGAGCCCTACATCATGTCCGCGTTCATGCACTTCAAGACCGCGTTCCCGCAGGTGACCAACTTCCTGCCGGTGCTGGTGTGGAACGGCTACAGCCAGGAGCACCATTCCATGGTGTCGCTGCTGTCCAATGAGGCGATGATCGGTTATTGGAAGGCACATGGTTTCGAGGATGTGATTCTGGTCGATGCCAAGGATTTCGACGACCGCGATCAGGACGGTGCCTATGTCGACAGCACACGCTTCTCGCCCACGCAGCGGCTGGCCTTCCAGGGCGCTGTGCTCGAAGGTATCGAGCGCGCGGCCAGGCAGGCACTGGGCGGCCGGCTCACAGCCTTCATCATCAAACAGCTCAAGGGGGCGGGCGTGCACGCCCTCGGCGCCAAGGCGCATAACCTGTATCCGGCCGACACCCTGGATGCCGAGCGCATCATGGACGGCCTCAAGCGCCGTGCACTGCCCATGGATACCTGGGAACTGGTACGCACGAATCTCACCCGTGCCGGCGGCGGTCCCGCGGGCCAGACCGTGGCCACTGAGCGTGAGCGCACCCTGCCCGATCTCGGCGTGCTGCCGCTGCAGGAATTCCCGGTCGGTGAGCAGCAGGTGCCGGCCACCGCCTTCGGTGCCGTGGTCGCCGCCGTGGGCCAGCGCGATCCGTCTTTCATCGTAAGCAATGCCGACGGCAACGAGGCCTCGGCGATGAAGAATATCAACGACGCATTGAAGATCCGCCATCCGACGACCGACCCGCTGTACAACCAGTCGCCGCACGGGCAGGTCTACGAACCGTTGAGCGAAGACGCGTGCGCCGGCCTGGCCGCGGCCATCGCCCTGTTCGGTGGCCGTTCACTGTGGCTGTCCTACGAGAGCTTCGCCATCAACGGCTGGCCGATCGTGCAAACAGTTTCACAGGCGCTGGCCGAACTACGCCGCAGGACACCCTCGCAGGTGAACATGTTCACTGCCGGTGCGTTGGAACAGGGTCGTAACGGCTGGACACATCAACGCCCCGAGCTCGAAGCGTATTGTGCCGCAATGATGCGCAACGGCAATCATTACCCCTTGTTCCCGTGCGACGCCAATATGATCCAGGCGGCCTACGACTGGGCGCTGGGCACCCACAACAAATCCATCGCCATCTTCGCTTCGAAGACGGCGCTGCCGGTGCGCATCACCCTCGCACAGGCACGTGCGGCCATCGAAGACGGTGCCGTAACACTGTACGAGACCGCGCATGGCACCGGCCCGCTGATCGTCATGGCGGTGGCCGGCGACATGATCCTGCTGCCGGTGTTCACGGCGAAAGACCGCCTGGAGCAGACCGGCGTGCGCGTACGCATCGTCAGCGTGGCCAACCCACGCCGACTGTATCGCCCCGGCGACGTGAGCTGGGACACTGTCAGCGAACCGGACGGAAAGTTCATGGACGACACGTGTTTCGCGCAGCTGTTCGACGCCGACGCCCTGCTCGCCGTCAGCGGCGGCCCGAGCGCGACGCTGGAACCGGTGCTGCTGCGCAGTTCGACCAAGCGCGACGCCCTGTGCTGGCAACGCGGCGAGACCGTCGCCACGCCCGGTGAGCTGATGAAT
- a CDS encoding VWA domain-containing protein, whose protein sequence is MTNDSAARRKHCGRRRPRRSSGARIGCIWIVLSGILAVPASFASAPATAGRSGVDAVLVIDSSGSMRETDPRRLRVPAAKLFISLLGVEDRVGLVSFSDAGYPVTRLTPTTGANRERLLQGVDKVSAKGAYTNLHAALTAGVALLQGDDLPDRSPDLERRRLLLLMSDGRMDTGDFERDRALLDKIRGETLPALAAAGIEVYTIAFTEASDMALLHEMAARTAGMSRLASNDHELQAAFSQIFERAKQPDMLPIRGGEFQVDAAVAEVTVVASKATPAVKIRLETPEGRTLAATAAGEGVRWFESEQFDMITVPRPQAGRWRLLASDDRDSRAYIVTDLGMDAYLGETPVYVGSEQAAEAWLVQNGEIITADELLAQTRFQLQIFHPDGTLSEVALADTGLNGDRAGGDGVFSQPVVFTQPGQQRVRVTASGGTFEREKTLFVEAVAADVAVAQTAAPAVADEPATVPAATEPEVASAAEAQAAGTAPESGINIGLVVSLFVLVNALIAAFVGGVIFWRRRRAATTAPAAQDVD, encoded by the coding sequence ATGACGAATGACAGCGCAGCGCGACGCAAGCACTGCGGCCGTCGCCGACCGCGCAGGTCCTCTGGCGCCCGCATCGGCTGCATCTGGATCGTCCTCAGCGGAATTCTGGCGGTACCGGCGTCGTTCGCGAGTGCCCCGGCGACGGCGGGCCGATCCGGCGTCGACGCGGTGCTCGTCATCGATAGCTCCGGCAGCATGCGGGAGACCGACCCGCGGCGCTTGCGCGTACCGGCGGCGAAACTGTTCATCTCACTACTGGGCGTCGAGGACCGCGTCGGACTGGTCAGTTTCAGTGATGCCGGCTATCCGGTGACGCGGCTCACGCCGACCACCGGCGCCAATCGCGAGCGGCTGCTGCAGGGTGTCGACAAGGTCTCGGCCAAGGGCGCCTACACCAACCTGCATGCCGCATTGACGGCGGGCGTGGCGCTATTGCAAGGCGATGATCTACCGGATCGCAGCCCTGATCTGGAACGCCGTCGCCTGCTGCTGCTGATGTCCGACGGCCGCATGGATACCGGCGACTTCGAGCGTGACCGGGCGTTGCTCGACAAGATCCGTGGCGAGACACTTCCCGCCCTGGCTGCGGCCGGCATCGAGGTCTACACCATCGCCTTCACCGAGGCCTCGGACATGGCGTTACTGCACGAGATGGCGGCGCGCACCGCGGGCATGTCGCGCCTGGCCTCCAACGATCACGAACTGCAAGCGGCCTTCAGCCAGATCTTCGAGCGTGCCAAACAGCCCGACATGCTGCCCATCCGCGGTGGCGAATTCCAGGTCGACGCGGCCGTTGCCGAGGTCACGGTCGTGGCCTCGAAGGCCACGCCTGCGGTGAAGATCCGCCTGGAGACACCAGAGGGCCGGACGCTCGCTGCGACCGCTGCGGGCGAGGGGGTGCGCTGGTTCGAATCTGAGCAGTTCGACATGATCACCGTGCCGCGGCCGCAAGCCGGCCGCTGGCGTCTGCTGGCCAGCGACGATCGCGACAGCCGTGCCTATATCGTGACCGATCTCGGCATGGATGCGTACCTTGGCGAGACACCCGTCTATGTGGGCAGCGAACAGGCCGCCGAGGCCTGGCTGGTGCAGAATGGCGAAATCATCACCGCAGATGAATTGCTCGCGCAGACGCGCTTTCAGCTGCAGATCTTCCATCCCGACGGCACGCTGAGCGAGGTGGCGCTGGCGGACACGGGCCTGAACGGTGACCGTGCCGGTGGCGATGGTGTGTTCAGCCAGCCCGTCGTCTTCACACAGCCCGGGCAACAGCGCGTGCGGGTGACCGCCAGCGGCGGGACCTTCGAGCGGGAAAAGACCCTGTTCGTGGAGGCCGTGGCAGCAGACGTCGCGGTCGCGCAGACGGCGGCACCGGCCGTCGCAGACGAGCCGGCTACGGTACCTGCAGCAACCGAGCCGGAGGTTGCATCCGCGGCCGAGGCGCAGGCCGCCGGCACAGCGCCCGAATCCGGGATCAATATCGGTCTGGTCGTCTCGCTGTTCGTGTTGGTCAACGCGTTGATCGCCGCGTTCGTCGGCGGCGTGATCTTCTGGCGCCGGCGCCGCGCGGCAACGACGGCACCGGCCGCGCAGGACGTCGACTGA
- a CDS encoding ATP-dependent DNA helicase: protein MDLNDVFAATGLLARALPGYAPRAAQRDMAEAVAASLRDGATLIVEAGTGTGKTFAYLVPALLSGRKVIVSTGTKHLQDQLFDRDLPALRQALGVSVRSALLKGRANYLCLHRLDLAAVDGRFASRAQAAELEAVRSWAGRTRSGDIRELVEVAEDSSLWPRVTSTSDNCVGGDCPSFNDCFVVKARRAAQDADLLVINHHLLFADMALKEEGFGELLPGVDAVIVDEAHQIADVASQFFGMSLGSRQLTGLARDAVQEHLREAGDMADLPAAAAALERSVADLRLALGTGTRRQPWAAVAGDRRVRAAVAAVGEQLEVLRAWLEVAAPRGRGLENCWQRAERIAERLQLTAGQPPPDHVHWFETFTRSFAIHCTPLSVAPQFRARLEALDNTWIFTSATLAVGDSFDHYIAALGLDRPRTACLESPFDYAHHALLYLPPDLPDPRADTYTAAVVRVAGAAIAASEGRAFLLFTSHRALQEAAAALRGSIEYPLLVQGEAPRAELLTRFRRLGNAVLLGTGSFWEGVDVRGAALSLVLIDKLPFASPGEPVLQARIDALRAAGGNPFVDLQIPSAVIALKQGVGRLIRDVDDRGVLVLCDPRLVGKSYGRIFRTSLPPMPVTQRLDDVQTFFSNGDTRTAQA from the coding sequence ATGGACCTCAACGACGTCTTCGCCGCCACCGGTTTACTCGCCCGCGCGCTGCCCGGCTACGCACCGCGCGCGGCCCAGCGCGACATGGCCGAGGCGGTCGCCGCCAGTCTCCGTGACGGGGCGACGCTGATCGTCGAGGCCGGCACCGGCACCGGCAAGACCTTCGCCTATCTCGTGCCGGCGCTGCTGTCGGGCCGCAAGGTCATTGTCTCCACCGGCACCAAGCATCTGCAGGACCAGTTGTTCGACCGTGATCTGCCCGCGCTGCGCCAGGCGCTGGGCGTCAGCGTGCGCAGCGCGTTGCTCAAGGGGCGGGCGAATTACCTGTGCCTGCACCGGCTGGACCTCGCGGCGGTGGACGGACGCTTCGCCAGCCGCGCGCAGGCCGCCGAACTCGAGGCGGTGCGCAGCTGGGCGGGACGCACCCGCAGCGGTGACATCCGTGAGCTCGTCGAGGTCGCCGAGGATTCGTCGCTGTGGCCGCGGGTCACGTCGACCAGCGACAACTGCGTGGGCGGCGACTGTCCGAGCTTCAACGACTGCTTCGTCGTCAAGGCGCGGCGTGCGGCGCAGGACGCCGATCTGCTGGTGATCAACCATCATCTGCTGTTTGCCGACATGGCGCTCAAGGAGGAGGGTTTCGGCGAACTGCTGCCGGGTGTGGATGCCGTGATCGTCGACGAGGCCCATCAGATCGCTGACGTGGCCAGCCAGTTCTTCGGCATGAGCCTCGGCAGCCGCCAGCTCACCGGCCTGGCGCGCGATGCGGTGCAGGAACATCTGCGTGAGGCCGGTGACATGGCGGATCTGCCCGCGGCCGCGGCCGCGCTCGAACGATCCGTGGCGGATCTTCGCCTGGCGCTGGGCACGGGTACTCGCCGTCAGCCCTGGGCGGCCGTGGCCGGCGATCGCCGGGTGCGCGCGGCGGTGGCTGCAGTTGGCGAGCAGCTGGAGGTGTTGCGCGCCTGGCTGGAGGTGGCGGCACCGCGCGGTCGCGGATTGGAGAACTGCTGGCAGCGCGCTGAACGTATCGCCGAGCGCCTGCAACTGACTGCCGGCCAGCCGCCGCCGGACCATGTCCATTGGTTCGAGACCTTCACGCGCAGCTTCGCCATCCATTGCACGCCGCTGTCTGTCGCGCCGCAGTTCCGCGCGCGGCTCGAGGCGCTCGACAACACCTGGATATTCACCTCGGCGACGCTGGCCGTGGGCGACAGCTTCGACCACTACATCGCGGCGCTGGGGCTCGACCGGCCACGTACTGCGTGCCTGGAAAGTCCGTTCGATTATGCGCACCACGCACTGCTGTACCTGCCGCCGGATCTGCCCGACCCGCGTGCCGACACCTATACGGCCGCGGTGGTTCGGGTCGCGGGCGCGGCCATCGCTGCCAGCGAGGGGCGCGCCTTCCTGTTGTTCACCAGCCACCGTGCCCTGCAGGAGGCCGCCGCCGCACTGCGCGGCAGCATCGAGTATCCGCTGTTGGTGCAGGGCGAGGCGCCGCGCGCGGAACTGCTCACGCGCTTCCGCCGGCTGGGCAATGCGGTACTGCTCGGTACGGGCAGCTTCTGGGAGGGTGTGGATGTGCGCGGCGCGGCGCTGTCCCTGGTGCTGATCGACAAACTGCCGTTCGCGTCGCCGGGCGAACCCGTGCTGCAGGCACGCATCGATGCCCTGCGCGCGGCCGGCGGCAATCCCTTCGTGGACTTGCAGATACCCAGCGCCGTAATCGCACTGAAGCAGGGTGTCGGCCGGCTGATCCGCGATGTCGACGACCGCGGTGTGCTGGTGCTGTGCGATCCGCGACTGGTGGGCAAGAGCTACGGGCGCATCTTCCGCACCAGCCTCCCGCCCATGCCGGTGACACAGCGGCTGGACGACGTGCAGACCTTCTTTTCCAACGGGGACACGCGCACCGCGCAGGCGTGA
- a CDS encoding tetratricopeptide repeat protein, with translation MPRDNRGVETYPGGAGGGVETFPGAETYPGVPADRGSVTAPAPAGSPAVIALLDRADQQYQAHDLDAAAASLERALRIEPRNPRLWYQLAAIRLEQGQYGQAIQMAGKSNSLAAGDTRLQVRNWRLIAAARRAQGDAAGARAAEERASRLE, from the coding sequence ATGCCGCGAGACAACCGCGGTGTCGAGACCTATCCAGGTGGTGCCGGTGGTGGCGTCGAGACCTTCCCCGGCGCGGAGACCTACCCCGGTGTCCCCGCCGATCGCGGCAGCGTCACTGCCCCTGCACCGGCCGGCAGCCCGGCCGTGATCGCGCTGCTGGACCGCGCCGATCAGCAGTATCAGGCACACGACCTGGATGCGGCCGCCGCCTCGCTGGAGCGCGCCCTGCGCATCGAACCGCGTAACCCGCGTCTCTGGTATCAGCTGGCCGCCATACGACTGGAGCAGGGGCAGTACGGTCAGGCCATACAGATGGCGGGTAAGTCCAACAGCCTCGCCGCCGGCGACACGCGCCTGCAGGTGCGCAATTGGCGGTTGATCGCCGCGGCGCGCCGGGCACAGGGCGATGCCGCGGGCGCGCGCGCCGCCGAGGAACGCGCGAGCCGGCTCGAATAG
- a CDS encoding thiopurine S-methyltransferase, whose amino-acid sequence MDPSFWLARWEANEIGFHQPDINPYLPRYWPRLQAPHAGRVFVPLCGKSRDMLWLTGEGYRVIGVEISPIAVQAFFAESDLQPQVDADDRFRVHRTAEITLLEGDFFDLRQADLGHPVAVYDRASLIALPPEMRQRYARQLAALLLPGTPVLLITLDYPQAEMDGPPFAVTSAEVAELYAAHFSIAALPGQDILAESPGFKARGLTRLTEQAYQLVRR is encoded by the coding sequence ATGGATCCAAGTTTCTGGCTTGCGCGTTGGGAGGCCAACGAAATCGGTTTTCATCAACCGGATATCAATCCATATCTGCCGCGCTACTGGCCGCGGCTGCAGGCACCGCACGCCGGGCGTGTGTTCGTGCCACTGTGCGGCAAGAGCCGCGATATGCTGTGGCTGACGGGCGAGGGCTACCGTGTCATTGGCGTGGAGATCAGTCCCATCGCCGTACAGGCCTTCTTCGCCGAGAGCGATCTGCAGCCGCAGGTGGATGCAGACGACCGTTTCCGAGTGCATCGGACCGCCGAGATCACGCTGCTGGAGGGTGATTTCTTCGATCTCCGGCAGGCGGATCTCGGCCATCCGGTGGCGGTGTACGACCGGGCATCGCTGATCGCGCTGCCACCGGAGATGCGCCAGCGCTATGCGCGGCAGCTGGCAGCGTTGCTGTTGCCCGGCACCCCCGTGCTGCTGATCACGCTCGACTACCCGCAGGCGGAGATGGATGGCCCACCGTTCGCCGTCACGTCGGCGGAGGTGGCAGAACTCTACGCCGCGCATTTTTCCATCGCCGCGCTCCCCGGTCAGGATATCCTCGCCGAGAGTCCCGGCTTCAAGGCGCGTGGCCTGACGCGCCTGACTGAACAGGCCTATCAGCTGGTGCGTCGCTGA
- a CDS encoding IclR family transcriptional regulator produces the protein MTTKSPESHTGSVQVIDRLTALLEALARQRDAVSLKVLAADTGLHPSTAFRILAAAIENGLVAREGSHYRLGIRLLQWGNRVASHQDLRRAARPLMEALRDRIGETVNLTVRQGDEVVYLDRALPERMMRVEQRVGSRAPLHVTAVGKLMLGEGGADACRAYAQRTGLPGYTRYSLIDEEQLVQHVSGCLRAGFAYDDEEAETGVGCIGVLVHDDSDEIVAGLSISAPIERRRDEWVELLQDTARELSARLG, from the coding sequence ATGACAACAAAATCTCCTGAGTCCCACACCGGTTCGGTCCAGGTCATCGATCGTTTGACCGCGCTGTTGGAGGCCCTCGCCCGCCAGCGGGATGCAGTCAGCCTGAAAGTGCTGGCTGCCGACACCGGGCTGCATCCGTCCACGGCCTTCCGCATCCTGGCCGCGGCCATCGAGAACGGCCTGGTCGCGCGCGAGGGCAGCCACTACCGGCTGGGTATCCGCCTGCTGCAATGGGGCAACCGCGTGGCCTCGCACCAGGATCTGCGCCGCGCGGCACGGCCGTTGATGGAGGCCTTGCGCGACCGCATCGGCGAGACGGTGAACCTCACCGTGCGCCAAGGCGACGAAGTGGTCTATCTCGATCGGGCGCTGCCCGAGCGCATGATGCGCGTGGAACAGCGCGTCGGCAGCCGCGCGCCCCTGCACGTGACCGCGGTCGGCAAGCTGATGCTGGGCGAGGGTGGCGCCGACGCGTGCCGGGCATATGCGCAGCGTACCGGTCTGCCGGGCTACACGCGCTACAGCCTCATTGACGAGGAACAGCTGGTGCAGCATGTCTCCGGTTGCCTGCGTGCCGGCTTCGCCTATGATGACGAAGAGGCCGAGACCGGGGTCGGCTGCATCGGTGTGCTGGTGCATGACGACAGCGACGAGATCGTCGCCGGCCTGTCGATCTCGGCGCCCATCGAACGGCGCCGTGATGAGTGGGTGGAACTGCTCCAGGACACCGCGCGCGAATTGTCTGCGCGGCTGGGCTGA
- a CDS encoding C40 family peptidase, whose amino-acid sequence MNLHPAPHRPRLHLPPLLWLAAVLLALSGCASRPPVTVITPEDVRTAHPVPSGSRGAVVQTAKNMVGTPYRYGGSSPRGFDCSGLVSFSFAQAGIPVPRTADRQFRASRPVGDRNLLPGDLIFFDIGGRRISHVGIYVGDGRFVHAPSTGKRVSVESLASPYWRDRIVGAGHYFRIP is encoded by the coding sequence ATGAATCTGCATCCAGCCCCTCATCGGCCGAGACTCCACCTGCCACCGCTGCTGTGGCTGGCCGCAGTACTGCTGGCGCTGTCCGGCTGCGCGAGCCGACCGCCGGTGACGGTGATCACACCGGAGGACGTGCGCACCGCACACCCCGTGCCGTCGGGGTCCCGGGGCGCGGTGGTGCAGACTGCGAAGAACATGGTGGGCACGCCCTACCGCTACGGCGGCTCCAGCCCGCGCGGCTTCGACTGCAGCGGCCTGGTCAGCTTCAGCTTCGCGCAGGCGGGTATCCCGGTACCGCGCACCGCCGACCGCCAGTTCCGCGCCTCTCGCCCGGTCGGCGACCGCAATCTGCTCCCGGGTGACCTGATCTTCTTCGACATCGGAGGGCGGCGGATCTCGCACGTCGGTATCTACGTGGGCGATGGGCGCTTCGTGCATGCGCCGAGCACCGGCAAGCGCGTCAGCGTAGAGTCCCTCGCCAGTCCCTACTGGCGAGACCGCATCGTCGGCGCCGGACATTATTTCAGAATTCCCTAG